CGCAGCGTGATCGGTACCGACGATGACGAGAATTCGGTGGCTGCCCGGCAGTTGGCGTACTGGCGTGACCAGCTCGACGGGTTGTCCGGTGAGCTGGAATTGCCGCTGGATCGTCCGCGTCCGGTGGTATCGACGATGCGTGGGGCCAACACCGGGTTCGTTGTTTCGGCCGAGGTGCATGAGGCATTGACCAGCCTTGCACGCGAACATAATTCGACGTTGTTCATGGTCGTTCACGCGGCGCTGGCTGTGCTGCTCGCGCGGTTGTCGGGAGACCCGGACGTAGCTATCGGCACGCCGATCGCGGGTCGTGGCGAGCGTGCGCTCGATGATCTGGTCGGCATGTTCGTCAACACCTTGACACTGCGCACGGCGGTGGAGTCGAGTCTGCCTTTCGTGGAGCTGGTCGATCGGGCGCGGGAGACCGATCTGACCGCGTTCGCCAACGCGGATATTCCGTTCGAGCGGGTAGTGGAGGTGGTCGCGCCCGGTCGGGCGACTACGCGCAGTCCGTTGTTCGGGGTGGTGCTGTCGTTCCAGAACAATGAGCAGCCGGTCTTGGAGTTGCCGGGGCTCACTGTCGCCGGGCTGGACGCGGGCATGGTCGCGGCGAAGTTCGACCTGCAGGTGAATGTCGATCCGCACCATCGCGAGGATGGTTCGTTCGGTGAGCTGGACACTGTCTTCACCTACGCCGTCGACATATTCGACGAGTCCACGGTCCAGTCGTTCGGGCGCAGGCTGGAACGGATCCTGACCGCTGTGGCCACCGACCCGAATGTCCTGGTCGGCGACATCGACATCCTCGACCAGGTGGAGCGGGAGCGAATGGCCGCCGCCGTACCCGCGAGCCTCGAGGCGCCCACGGCGACCGCGGGCACGGCGTTGACCCAGGTGTTGGCGGCTGCTGTGGAAGACGATCCGGAGGGCCCGGCGGTGGTTTCCGGCGAGAACGCCCTGTCGTATCAGGATCTGGATGCTCGTTCGTCGCGGTTGGCGCGGGTGCTGATCGGGCGTGGTTGCGGGCCGGGTACGGGTGTCGCGGTGCTGCTCGAGCGCGGTATCGAGGCGATGATCACCGCCTGGGCTGTGCTGAAGGCGGGTGCGGCGGTGGTGCCGGCGGCCACACTCGACGCGGCGCTGCCGGACGGGCTGGAGATCAAGGTCGGGGTCACAGTCGGTGGCTCGCGCTCGATCGGTGCCATCGACTGGCTGGCGCTCGATGATCCCGGCGTTGTCGCCGATGTCGCCGCCGAGTCGCCGCGCCCGGTGACCTACGCGCACCGTATCCGTGCGCTGCGCGGCAGCGACCCGGCGTTCAGCGGGGAGCAGGTGCTCAGCTACGACGGGTTGGCCGCGGCGGCCGGAGGGCTGTGCGCGCGGACCGAGCTGACCTTCGAATCACGCACCTTCCAGCACGGCAGCGCGCAGTCGCTCGCCGCGCTGGTCGAGATGGTCGCCGCCGGATCGGCGGGCGCATCGGTGGTGCTGGTCGCGGAGCCCGACAGATCCACTGCCTTGACCGAGTCGCTGGCCGACGAATGGGTCAGCCATCTCGTGACAGATCGTGCTGGATTGGACACACTGGATCCGACAGCGCTGGAGGATTTGCGCGCTGTGGTGCTCGACAACGGTGTTGGTGTCGGTGCGCCAGGCTCCTGGGCTCGAGTGGATTCGATCGTCGAGTTCGCCGAGTTGTTGGGCACGGAATGACCGTGCAGTCGCGGTATGGGCTGCGGCCGAGAGCCGGTGCCGGATCACCACGAGCGAGACCTTTCCAGCTCGATCCGGCCAGGCTCGGCGAAGGGCGGCTGGAGCGTCTCGGCGCGAGTACCAGGTTCCAGGCGGGGTGACAGCCACCTGGGCGCGTGTGGCTGTGAGCTGGTTCACCAACTCCCGTACTCCTGCAACGCGCTGGGGTTTGCGCCGATACAACGGCAGGGTATCCGGACAAGACCGCTGTTAGGGGATCGCTGTAGGGCAGCCTGACACAGCAAATATTGGTTAGGGGTCAGTCCCTTATATGATTGCTCGGACCGCACTGGTCCTGGACATCATGCCCTGATCTGGGTAGGGCCGGGTCCTGGCTCGATGCGAGAGGTGAATGCACTCGAATGGAAACTGCCCGTCGTTCCGCTCGTGGTAGCCGTCGCCGCAGGTCGGGCAGCCCCGTTTTCGGGCAGTTGCTCACCGCTGCGGTCGAGTCCGCCGCCACTGAGGTCGCGATCAGGTTCAATCCGACGGGAGATCCCGCCGATGATCGCGAGTTGACCTACGCCGAGTTGGACTCGGCGTCCTCGCGGCTGGCGAGGGAGTTGATCGAGCGTGGTGTGGGTCCGGGCGATGTGGTCGCCATCGGTATCGCGCGCAGTGTGGAGTCGGTGTCGGCGGTGTGGGCGATCGCGAAGACCGGTGCCGCCTATGTGCCGGTGGATCCGATGTACCCGGCCGACCGGATCAACCACATCGTCTCCGATTCCGGTGCGACGGTGGGTCTGACCACTTCGGCGCACCGTGCCGTGCTCGGCACCGAGCTGCACTGGGTGGAGTTGGATGATCCGGTGCAGGCCGCGCAGATCGCGGCGCGCCCGGGGCACCCTATTTCCTACACCGATCGGGTTCGGCCGCTGGATGAGCGGCACCCGGCCTACATCATCTACACCTCGGGGTCGACGGGCAAGCCCAAGGGTGTCGTGGTGTCGCATGGTGGCCTTGCCGGGTTGGTGGCGGCTGAACGCGCGCATTATGGGGTGACTGGGGAATCGCGGGTGTTGCATGTGTGCTCGCCGAATTTCGATGTTTCGGTGCTGGAGTTGCTGCTGGCGTTCTCTTCTGGGGCGATGTTGGTGATCGCGCCGCCGTCGGTGTTCGGTGGGCATGAACTGTCGGATCTGTTGCGGCGTGAGCATGTCACGCACATGTTGATCACTCCGGGTGCACTGGAATCGGTGGACCCGACGGGGCTGGACGATCTGCGGGTCGTGGTGGTGGCCGGGGACAAGTTCGGTCCGGAGCTGGTCGGCCGGTGGGCCGGTGAGCGGGAGTTCTACAACGGTTACGGGCCTACCGAGGCGACGATTCTGGCCACGAGTACCGCGGTGATGGTGCCGGGTGATCCGATCACGATCGGTTCGGCGATCGCGGGAGTCGGTGCGTTCGTCCTTGATTCACGGCTGCGTCCGGTGCCCGCGGGGGTGGTGGGTGAGTTGTATCTGTCGGGTGCGGCGTTGGCGCAGGGTTATCTCGGGCGGCCGGGGTTGACCGCGGAGCGGTTCGTGGCCAGCCCGTTCGGTGCTGAGATCGGTAATCCCGGCGCGAGGCTGTATCGCACCGGAGATCTGGTGCGCCGCACCGAATCCGGTGGTGAGGGTGGCGTCATCGAGTATTTGGGGCGTTCGGATTTTCAGGTGAAGGTCCGTGGGTTCCGTATCGAGCTCGGTGAGATCGATAACGCGTTGACCGCACATCCGGACATCGACTTCGCGGCGACGCTCGGTAAGACGCTGCCGTCGGGGGCGACCGCTCTGGTGTCTTACGTGCTGCCGAGCGCAGGGGCCGACGTCGACACCGGTGTGCTCGCCGAGTTCCTCTCGGAGTCGTTGCCCGGGTATATGGTTCCGGCCGCCATCATGGTGCTGGATGAGATCCCGTTGACCCCGGTCGGCAAACTCGACCGTGCGGCGCTACCCGAACCCGTCTTCGCCGCACGCGCGTTCCGCGCGCCCTCGACTCCGGTCGAAGAGATCGTCGCCGAGGTGTTCGCCGCGCTGCTGGTGCCCGAGGAGGACGGCCGGGTCGGCGCGGATGACGACTTCTTCGAGCTCGGCGGTAATTCGCTGCTCGCCGCGCAGGCCGCGGCGCGAATCGGTTCCGCGCTGGATGTGCGGGTTCCGGTGCAGTTGCTGTTCGAGGCGACCACCGTCGCCGCGCTCGCCGAACGCGTGGAACAGCACACGGGTTCGGCCCCGGGCCAGGCGCTCCAAGCGCGTCCGCGCAAGGGGCGGGTGCCGTTGTCGTATGCCCAGCAGCGTATGTGGTTTCTGAACCGTTTCGATCCGGCCAGCGCGGTGAACAACATTCCGACCGCGGTGCGTCTGTCGGGTCGGCTCGATGTCGATGCGTTGCGGGCAGCGGTGGGTGATCTCGCGGAGCGGCACGAGGTGCTGCGCACCGTCTACCCGGAGGTCGACGGCGAGGGCTACCAGCTGGTGCTGCCGATGGGTGACCCGCGTGCCGTGCCGGAGTTCGTGGTCGAGCAGGCCGACGAGGCCGCGGTGCCCGCGCTCGTCGCTGCCGCGGTGACGGAGGGCTTCGACGTGACCACCGCGCCGCCCATGCGGGTGCGCCTGCTCGCGTTGAGTGCGACCGAGCACGTGCTGATCTGCGTGGTGCACCACATCGCAGGCGACGGGTTCTCGATGGGCCCGTTGACTCGTGACCTGATGCACGCGTACGTGGACCGGATGCGCGGCGTTGCACCGGGATGGCCCGCGCTCGAGGTGCAGTACGCCGACTATGCGATGTGGCAGCGTGAGGTCCTCGGCGCCGAGGAGGACCCGGATTCGGTACTGGCGCAGCAGATCGCGTTTTGGCGTACCGAGCTGGCCGGGTTGACTGAGCAGTTGGAGTTGCCTACCGATCGTGCGCGTCCCGCGGTCGCGTCTCACCGTGGTGCGACGGTTGGTTTCGAGATCGACGCCGATGTGCATGCGGCATTGAGTCGTCTTGCCCACAGCCATAATTCGACGCTGTTCATGGTGGTCCACGCGGCGTTGGCGGTGCTGTTGGCCCGGTTGTCGGGTACCCGCGATATCGCGGTGGGTACCCCGATCGCGGGGCGTGGTGAGGCCGCGCTGGATGATCTGGTCGGTATGTTCGTCAACACGCTGGTGTTGCGTACCGAGATCGATTCCGGTGCGCGTTTCGATCAACTGCTGCGTGCGGTGCGTGCGGTCGATGTCGCGGCGTTCGGTCACGCCGATGTGCCGTTCGAGCGGCTGGTGGAGTTGCTGGACCCGGCACGTTCGGCAGGCCGGCACCCACTGTTCCAGGTGATGTTGACCTTCCAGAACCTGGCGCGCACAGAGCTGGAACTGCCAGGCCTTTCGGTGTCGGGGGTAGACCCGGCCGTGCCGCTGGCCAAGTTCGACCTACAACTGACACTGGTCGAGAACATCGACCGGCGAGGCGAAGCGCATGGCATCTCAGCGGCGTTCACCTATGCCACCGACCTCTTCGATCAAGCAACCGTGCACGACTTCGCCGACCGCTTCGGACGCATCCTGGCCGCGGTGGCGTCGAATTCCGAGGTGACCGTCGGTGACATCGATCTGCTCGTGCCGGAGGAGCGTGCGCGGGTGCTGGTCGAGTGGAACGATACTGCGCGTTCGTTGCCGGTTGGGACGTTGGTTTCGTTGTTCGACGCGCAGGTCGCGGTGTCGCCGGATGCGGTGGCGTTGGTGTTCGAGGACGAGCGGTTGACTTACCGTGCGTTGCAGGAACGCGTCAACCGGGTTGCCAGGCACCTGATCGGTGTGGGTGTCGGGCCGGGAGCGGTGGTCGCGTTGGCGATCAGGCGTTCGACGGAATTGGTCGTCGCGATGTATGCGGTGGTGCAGGCCGGTGCGGCGTATGTGCCGTTGGATCCAGACCAGCCCGCCGAGCGGATCAACTACATCGTCGAGACCGCACGACCGCGGATGGTTCTGCACAGGTCCGTAGACGAGTTCGGTTTCGATCCGCTACCGGGAGTGGCGGTGTTGTCGGTCGAGGACATCGAAGCCGCGCCGGGGTTCGCTACCGGCAGTGGTGCACCGATCACCGACAGCGAGCGCACGCGACCATTGCTGCCCGAGCACACCGCGTATGTGATCTTCACGTCGGGCTCGACCGGTCGTCCGAAGGGTGTGGCGGTCAGTCATGCCGCGATCGTGAACCGTTTGTTGTGGATGCAGCACGAGTATCCGATCGGCCCCCAGGACGCGGTGCTGCAGAAGACACCGGCCACGTTCGATGTGTCGGTGTGGGAGTTCTTCTGGCCGTTGCAGACCGGTGCCCGGCTGGTGGTCGCGCGTCCTGACGGGCACCGTGACCCGGTGTATCTGCTCCGGGTCATCGCGGAGCAGCGTATTACCACCGCGCATTTCGTGCCGTCGATGCTTTCGGTGTTCGTTTCTACCCTGGGCAATGAGAAAGGCGTCGGTGTACCCGCGCCGGGTCTGCGCCAGGTGTTCGCTTCCGGTGAGGCGTTGCCGGCGGTGACCGCGCAACGGTTGCGTGAGTTGACCGGTGCGCGTCTGCACAATCTGTACGGCCCGACCGAGGCCGCGGTCGATGTGACTTTCCACGAGGTGACCGAAGCCGATACCGCGTCGGTACCGATCGGTGCCGGGGTGTTCAACACGCGGGTGTTCGTGCTGGATTCACGGTTGCATCCGGTGCCGGTAGGTGTCGCGGGTGAACTGTATCTGGCGGGTACGCAGTTGGCGCAGGGCTATGTGGCTCGCCCGGATCTGACGGGTGAGCGTTTCGTGGCGAACCCGTTCGGTGACGGCGAACGTATGTACCGCACCGGTGATCTGGTGGCCTGGACCGGCAACGGTGAGCTGGAGTATTTGGGCCGCACCGATTTCCAGGTGAAGTTGCGTGGTCTGCGTATCGAGCTCGGTGAGATCGAGTCGGCGTTGACGGCGTCGGACTCCGTGGCGCAGGCGGTTGTGGTGGTGCGTCCGGATGATCGTCTCGGCGATCAGCTGGTCGCCTACCTGGTCGCGGACCCGGGCCGCGTGGTCGATATCGAGTCGGTGAAGGCCGCGCTGGGCGGACAACTACCCGCGTATATGGTGCCGTCGGCCTATCTGGTGCTCGATGAGTTCCCGCTCAATGTATCGGGCAAGTTGGACCGTAAAGCGTTGC
The DNA window shown above is from Nocardia sp. NBC_01730 and carries:
- a CDS encoding non-ribosomal peptide synthetase codes for the protein METARRSARGSRRRRSGSPVFGQLLTAAVESAATEVAIRFNPTGDPADDRELTYAELDSASSRLARELIERGVGPGDVVAIGIARSVESVSAVWAIAKTGAAYVPVDPMYPADRINHIVSDSGATVGLTTSAHRAVLGTELHWVELDDPVQAAQIAARPGHPISYTDRVRPLDERHPAYIIYTSGSTGKPKGVVVSHGGLAGLVAAERAHYGVTGESRVLHVCSPNFDVSVLELLLAFSSGAMLVIAPPSVFGGHELSDLLRREHVTHMLITPGALESVDPTGLDDLRVVVVAGDKFGPELVGRWAGEREFYNGYGPTEATILATSTAVMVPGDPITIGSAIAGVGAFVLDSRLRPVPAGVVGELYLSGAALAQGYLGRPGLTAERFVASPFGAEIGNPGARLYRTGDLVRRTESGGEGGVIEYLGRSDFQVKVRGFRIELGEIDNALTAHPDIDFAATLGKTLPSGATALVSYVLPSAGADVDTGVLAEFLSESLPGYMVPAAIMVLDEIPLTPVGKLDRAALPEPVFAARAFRAPSTPVEEIVAEVFAALLVPEEDGRVGADDDFFELGGNSLLAAQAAARIGSALDVRVPVQLLFEATTVAALAERVEQHTGSAPGQALQARPRKGRVPLSYAQQRMWFLNRFDPASAVNNIPTAVRLSGRLDVDALRAAVGDLAERHEVLRTVYPEVDGEGYQLVLPMGDPRAVPEFVVEQADEAAVPALVAAAVTEGFDVTTAPPMRVRLLALSATEHVLICVVHHIAGDGFSMGPLTRDLMHAYVDRMRGVAPGWPALEVQYADYAMWQREVLGAEEDPDSVLAQQIAFWRTELAGLTEQLELPTDRARPAVASHRGATVGFEIDADVHAALSRLAHSHNSTLFMVVHAALAVLLARLSGTRDIAVGTPIAGRGEAALDDLVGMFVNTLVLRTEIDSGARFDQLLRAVRAVDVAAFGHADVPFERLVELLDPARSAGRHPLFQVMLTFQNLARTELELPGLSVSGVDPAVPLAKFDLQLTLVENIDRRGEAHGISAAFTYATDLFDQATVHDFADRFGRILAAVASNSEVTVGDIDLLVPEERARVLVEWNDTARSLPVGTLVSLFDAQVAVSPDAVALVFEDERLTYRALQERVNRVARHLIGVGVGPGAVVALAIRRSTELVVAMYAVVQAGAAYVPLDPDQPAERINYIVETARPRMVLHRSVDEFGFDPLPGVAVLSVEDIEAAPGFATGSGAPITDSERTRPLLPEHTAYVIFTSGSTGRPKGVAVSHAAIVNRLLWMQHEYPIGPQDAVLQKTPATFDVSVWEFFWPLQTGARLVVARPDGHRDPVYLLRVIAEQRITTAHFVPSMLSVFVSTLGNEKGVGVPAPGLRQVFASGEALPAVTAQRLRELTGARLHNLYGPTEAAVDVTFHEVTEADTASVPIGAGVFNTRVFVLDSRLHPVPVGVAGELYLAGTQLAQGYVARPDLTGERFVANPFGDGERMYRTGDLVAWTGNGELEYLGRTDFQVKLRGLRIELGEIESALTASDSVAQAVVVVRPDDRLGDQLVAYLVADPGRVVDIESVKAALGGQLPAYMVPSAYLVLDEFPLNVSGKLDRKALPAPSFEARVFRAPVTPVQEIVAETFAEVLGVERVGLDDDFFALGGNSLIATRVVARINEALDANVAVRELFEASTVAALAARVTPGTGGGARPQLARAERVELVPLSLAQQRMWVLNQFDPASPAYNIPLAIRLTGVLDVSALGYAMADVLERHESLRTRYPVRGPGGLPYQEVLSVAEALPGGLEVAVTDDPVGRVTELMATGFDVTEQVPVRALLLESGADEHLLAVVAHHIAADGASMAPLARDLMTAYLARIGGNSPRWSPLTVQYGDFAIWQRSVIGTDDDENSVAARQLAYWRDQLDGLSGELELPLDRPRPVVSTMRGANTGFVVSAEVHEALTSLAREHNSTLFMVVHAALAVLLARLSGDPDVAIGTPIAGRGERALDDLVGMFVNTLTLRTAVESSLPFVELVDRARETDLTAFANADIPFERVVEVVAPGRATTRSPLFGVVLSFQNNEQPVLELPGLTVAGLDAGMVAAKFDLQVNVDPHHREDGSFGELDTVFTYAVDIFDESTVQSFGRRLERILTAVATDPNVLVGDIDILDQVERERMAAAAESVAVEPPVATAGTALTQALAAAVEDDPEGPAVVSGEDILSYQDLDARSSRLARVLIGRGCGPGTGVAVLLERGIEAMITAWAVLKAGAAVVPAATLDAALPDGLEIKVGLTLGAAQSTGEVDWLTLDDPGVAAEIAAESPRPVTYAHRTRALRGSDPAFVGEQVLSYDSLATAVGRLRARTELTFESRTFQHGSPQAPAALVEVVAAGSVGASVVLMWEGDVTTESLADEWVTHLVTDRAGLDALDPTALEDLRAVVLDNGVGAVLEAPWTQVDSIVELSELLDME